The following proteins are encoded in a genomic region of Pikeienuella piscinae:
- a CDS encoding type I polyketide synthase translates to MNAQANKTTYDVAISGYACRLPQAATPTDFWDILEQKRCVITEVGDDRWSKARFHHRDKTALGRSYTFAAGQVEGIWDFDPGFFGVSPREAVQMDPQQRLLLMTVWEAVEHAGLTPETLSEGRTGVYVGASASDHSFTFLGDPASVDAQFMTGNTLSIVSNRISYLLDLKGPSYTVDTACSSSFYAMHQAVQALKSGEIDTAIVGGVNALLSPFSFIGFSRATMLSPEGRCKAFDASADGYVRSEGAVVFVLRRMDAAAASGDPVRGVIVGSGVNSDGRTVGMAMPSAERQADLLRQIRRELQFDPDDLAFLECHGTGTPVGDPMEAHAIGEVFGRRRATPLAIGSAKTNFGHLEPASGLVGLLKAQMALEKGVFPASLHLNELNPNIAFDDLNLEVAGESVAIEARERPWLAGVNSFGFGGANAHVVLRQPEAAEIPVQPAAPPARALTISAASRESLEDMVARWREALDAAEPAEANRLVNAAAHRRQRAAHRLVALGDDATGIHAALTAHQEGVEPQVPAACVTGQRVGRGEKTAFVFGGNGSQWAGMGLDLYEENETFRAGFDEVSALFSAKSDIDLSALLASDELGDLLAESRIAQPILFAVQVGVVRMLAAEGLKPDAVAGHSVGEVAAAWAAGVLSLADAVHLIRTRSTALEFMKGMGGMAAVLAGEEAVEAALADFGDASITVAGDNSPRSSTIAGPVDSLKGFAKFARKRRIAAKLLDIDYPYHSPAIDPIRAKLIADLSDIEPHEGDAIYVSSTSGREAPGVALDTEYWWRNARQPVRFREAVGALAKLGCGVFVEIAPRPVLQSYVSDTLETLGWGASVVTTLEQNPRIAPTARSITARALAHGAKIDDARFFGAPIPYRGGLPGYAWRATTYRMTPGPESVDFFGFGGVHPLLGWRLKAGEGVWSNVIDTGLQPWLADHMIDGAVVYPAAGYVEMALAAGREVFGAAELSEFEILRPMVLDDGAAVETRVSFDQSDGQIRIESRRRLTGADWGLNAFGILRKTPVSAPAPAALELKGASKLNGRQLYQSLDGYGLNYGPAFQRIKAARINGVAAEARLTEAPAPVNGMALDPTVLDGAMHAIFPLIRRQAGDQALRAGVAFLPVRVGRIRLYAVETPAARAVVRLAKLSPRGAEAEIDLLAEDGALVAAVTGLRLKSVVLNRGARDIGRVWRQDLARLAVVDEDAAVPAGWADPAARAAALGVAAERAPEPDVGSLLVDALSRRLAWDMARRFADVDMRIDIASAIDLDPSARPLLARALLALEEDGAFTAEALGVGRLAAECPYPTVEELAQALAEEAPTRGGDLMALLKFEADLPARLQSGLLDAAPAPSAADITPGARAVWSAVEIVLTDIAAGWSAERRLEALVVGATPVGAIRRLAALEGLTRLTVTDPDARVVETLSQIAARRPKLRIAPFDEAATAGYDVVICGDSLSRLGRDGLSRLASGMLSGGLFGAVERAPDLMSDLLMGVAGDWWSGSLTPEAPVGRRQPAEDWCAALAEARLVDVAALPLKVETAEAVALFARARRRLSGAETTEERRGAVLILHDGAAKEIAAAGEIEAAMAAIGREVRIAAVGDTPEGLEPGWECVFLPGLFADDGDDLSRAASRVGRAHDWLAAQSPARLWLVTRGGRPAAGGAAGARRPPDAALWGLGRVLANEPGQPEIRLADFDPAMDTERLVELLAAELAAPSAEREIIWDDAGRAAPRVEAVPGLFDAAKDGAAGVEAARVLEIGQQGSFDSLKWAPSIRRAPDPDEVEIEIRAAGLNFRDVMWAQGLLPEEALEDGFAGATLGMECAGVVCRAGAASGRKAGEEVIAFGPACFATHATIPARAVAPLPAGTSFDTAAAVPTIFITAQYGLVELANLRSDETVLIHGGAGGVGLAAIQIARRIGARIIATAGSPAKRRLLRALGADAVFDSRSLAFADQVMAATGGEGVDVVLNSLFGEAMERSLGCLRPFGRFVELGKRDYYANSPIGLRPFRRNLTYFGVDADQLLSARPDLADRLFRDLADGFASGAFTPPPAQVFESDEAVDAFRLMQKSGHVGKIVIRPPSAPAAEPVATRPIGEGAWLIVGGTGGFGLETAAWLVGKGVRTLWLASRSGVVGKEGRSTVAAMRKAGATVNCVAADAADPEAVAALMAEIKTEGTPLKGVIHSAMVLDDALFESLDPKRLEAVMRPKIAGAALIDAATRDVGLDHFIVYSSVATLFGNPGQAAYVAANAYLESLMAARRAAGRPGLAVGWGPIGDIGYLAREEKTREQLAKRMGGALLTATEALQGLDVILAAGAPDVAVTFAPVRWGLLAADLPLLATPLFERVETARDAAGGAEGALDIQAMIEGLDDVSALKAIIEFLAAETGRILRQPPGELDPRRPLTEMGFDSLMAVDLKMAVEERIGASLPLMSLSDGVGLADLAKKLLDEARGRAAGAETAAVSAVVSQHVSGRIDEKDRQVVEKLAKKAEGMKAE, encoded by the coding sequence ATGAACGCGCAAGCCAATAAGACGACGTATGACGTCGCGATTTCGGGCTATGCCTGCCGCCTCCCGCAGGCGGCGACGCCAACTGATTTCTGGGACATTCTTGAGCAGAAACGCTGCGTCATAACCGAAGTCGGAGACGACCGCTGGTCGAAGGCGCGCTTCCATCACCGCGACAAGACTGCGCTTGGCCGCTCATACACTTTCGCGGCGGGGCAGGTGGAGGGGATCTGGGACTTCGATCCGGGTTTCTTCGGCGTTTCGCCGCGCGAAGCGGTGCAGATGGACCCCCAGCAGCGGCTCCTGCTGATGACGGTCTGGGAGGCTGTCGAGCATGCCGGGCTGACGCCCGAGACCCTCTCCGAGGGTCGCACGGGCGTCTATGTCGGCGCGTCGGCTTCGGACCATTCATTCACCTTTCTCGGCGATCCCGCCTCGGTAGACGCGCAGTTCATGACCGGGAACACGCTTTCCATCGTCTCGAACCGGATTTCCTATCTGCTCGACCTGAAGGGGCCGAGCTACACGGTGGACACGGCCTGCTCCTCGTCCTTCTACGCCATGCATCAGGCGGTGCAGGCGTTGAAATCGGGCGAGATCGACACCGCCATCGTCGGCGGCGTCAACGCGCTGCTTTCGCCTTTCTCCTTCATCGGCTTCTCGCGCGCGACGATGCTGTCGCCGGAGGGGCGCTGCAAGGCGTTCGACGCTTCCGCGGACGGGTATGTGCGCTCCGAAGGGGCGGTGGTTTTCGTTCTTCGCCGCATGGATGCGGCGGCCGCATCAGGCGATCCGGTGCGCGGCGTGATCGTCGGCTCGGGCGTCAATTCCGACGGCCGCACGGTCGGCATGGCGATGCCCTCGGCGGAGCGGCAGGCCGATCTTCTGCGCCAGATCCGGCGCGAGCTGCAGTTCGATCCCGACGACCTCGCGTTTCTCGAATGCCATGGCACCGGCACCCCGGTCGGCGATCCGATGGAGGCCCATGCGATCGGCGAGGTGTTCGGCCGGCGCCGGGCGACCCCGCTCGCCATCGGCTCGGCCAAGACGAACTTTGGTCATCTGGAGCCCGCTTCGGGGCTTGTCGGCCTTCTGAAGGCGCAAATGGCGCTGGAGAAGGGCGTGTTTCCCGCCTCGTTGCATCTCAACGAACTGAATCCCAACATCGCCTTCGACGATCTCAACCTCGAAGTCGCCGGCGAATCGGTGGCGATCGAGGCGCGGGAGCGGCCCTGGCTCGCGGGGGTGAACTCGTTCGGGTTCGGGGGCGCCAACGCCCACGTCGTCCTTCGTCAGCCGGAAGCGGCGGAGATCCCGGTCCAGCCGGCGGCGCCGCCCGCCCGCGCGCTGACGATCAGCGCCGCGAGCCGCGAGAGCCTTGAAGACATGGTGGCGCGCTGGCGCGAGGCGCTCGACGCGGCCGAGCCCGCCGAAGCGAACCGCCTGGTCAACGCCGCGGCGCATCGGCGTCAGCGCGCGGCGCATCGGCTGGTGGCGCTCGGTGACGACGCGACCGGTATTCATGCGGCGTTGACCGCGCATCAGGAAGGCGTCGAGCCGCAGGTGCCCGCGGCCTGCGTCACCGGCCAGCGTGTCGGACGTGGAGAGAAGACCGCGTTTGTCTTTGGCGGGAACGGCTCGCAATGGGCCGGCATGGGTCTCGACCTTTATGAGGAGAACGAAACCTTCCGCGCGGGGTTTGACGAGGTTTCCGCTCTTTTTTCGGCGAAATCGGACATCGACCTTTCCGCGCTTCTGGCTTCGGATGAACTCGGCGATCTGCTGGCCGAAAGCCGCATCGCGCAGCCGATACTCTTCGCCGTGCAGGTCGGTGTCGTCCGAATGCTGGCGGCGGAGGGACTGAAGCCCGACGCGGTCGCCGGCCATTCGGTGGGCGAGGTCGCGGCGGCTTGGGCGGCGGGCGTTCTCAGCCTCGCGGATGCGGTGCATCTTATCCGTACGCGCTCGACCGCGCTCGAATTCATGAAAGGCATGGGCGGCATGGCCGCCGTCCTCGCCGGAGAGGAGGCAGTCGAGGCCGCGCTGGCCGATTTCGGCGACGCCTCCATCACCGTCGCGGGTGACAATTCGCCCCGTTCCTCGACCATCGCCGGACCGGTGGATTCGTTGAAAGGGTTCGCGAAATTCGCCCGGAAGCGCCGCATTGCGGCGAAACTCCTCGATATTGACTACCCTTATCACAGCCCGGCGATCGACCCGATCCGCGCCAAGCTGATCGCCGATCTCTCCGATATCGAGCCGCATGAGGGCGATGCGATCTACGTCTCGTCGACCAGCGGCCGGGAGGCGCCGGGCGTCGCGCTCGACACCGAATACTGGTGGCGTAACGCTCGTCAACCGGTTCGCTTTCGCGAGGCGGTGGGCGCGCTGGCCAAGCTCGGCTGCGGTGTCTTCGTCGAGATCGCGCCGCGCCCGGTGTTGCAGTCCTACGTCTCCGATACGCTGGAGACGCTCGGCTGGGGCGCCTCGGTTGTGACCACGCTGGAGCAGAATCCGCGCATCGCGCCGACCGCCCGCTCGATCACGGCGCGGGCGTTGGCGCATGGCGCGAAGATAGACGACGCGCGCTTTTTCGGCGCGCCGATCCCCTATCGCGGCGGATTGCCGGGGTACGCCTGGCGCGCGACGACGTACCGGATGACGCCGGGGCCGGAGAGCGTCGACTTTTTCGGGTTCGGAGGGGTGCATCCGCTTCTCGGCTGGCGCTTGAAGGCGGGCGAGGGTGTCTGGAGCAACGTGATCGACACCGGCCTTCAACCCTGGCTCGCGGACCACATGATTGACGGCGCGGTGGTGTATCCAGCCGCCGGTTATGTCGAAATGGCGCTCGCTGCCGGGCGCGAGGTGTTCGGCGCCGCCGAGCTTTCTGAGTTCGAGATTCTTAGACCAATGGTGCTCGATGACGGCGCGGCGGTGGAGACGCGGGTCAGTTTCGATCAGAGCGACGGGCAGATCCGGATCGAAAGCCGGCGCCGGCTGACTGGCGCGGACTGGGGACTGAACGCATTCGGTATCCTCAGAAAGACGCCGGTTTCGGCTCCCGCGCCCGCGGCGCTGGAACTGAAGGGCGCGTCGAAACTGAACGGTCGCCAACTCTACCAGTCGCTTGATGGGTACGGACTGAATTACGGGCCGGCCTTCCAACGGATCAAGGCGGCGCGGATCAATGGCGTCGCGGCCGAAGCGCGGCTGACGGAAGCGCCGGCGCCGGTCAACGGAATGGCGCTCGACCCGACCGTGCTCGACGGCGCGATGCATGCCATTTTCCCGCTGATCCGGCGGCAGGCCGGCGACCAGGCGCTGCGCGCCGGGGTCGCGTTCCTTCCCGTCCGGGTCGGGCGGATCAGGCTCTACGCGGTGGAGACGCCCGCCGCCCGCGCCGTGGTGCGGCTGGCGAAGCTCAGCCCGCGCGGGGCGGAGGCGGAGATCGACCTTCTGGCCGAAGACGGCGCGCTGGTCGCCGCGGTGACCGGGCTGCGCCTCAAATCCGTGGTGCTCAATCGGGGCGCGCGCGATATCGGCCGGGTCTGGCGGCAGGATCTGGCGCGGCTCGCGGTCGTGGACGAGGATGCGGCGGTGCCGGCCGGCTGGGCCGATCCTGCGGCGCGGGCCGCGGCCCTCGGGGTCGCCGCCGAACGGGCGCCGGAGCCGGATGTCGGCTCCTTGCTCGTTGATGCGCTGAGTCGGCGGCTGGCCTGGGACATGGCGCGCCGCTTCGCCGATGTCGACATGCGGATCGATATCGCATCGGCGATCGATCTCGACCCTTCGGCGCGTCCGCTTCTGGCGCGCGCGCTTCTGGCGCTGGAGGAGGACGGCGCGTTCACCGCCGAGGCGCTGGGCGTCGGCCGGCTCGCGGCCGAGTGTCCCTATCCGACGGTGGAGGAGCTTGCGCAGGCGCTGGCGGAGGAAGCGCCGACGCGCGGCGGCGACCTGATGGCGCTGCTGAAATTCGAGGCGGACCTGCCCGCGCGTCTGCAGTCGGGGCTGCTCGACGCGGCGCCGGCGCCTTCGGCCGCCGATATCACGCCCGGCGCGCGCGCGGTCTGGTCCGCGGTTGAGATTGTCCTGACGGATATCGCCGCGGGCTGGTCGGCCGAAAGACGCCTGGAGGCGTTGGTCGTCGGCGCCACCCCGGTCGGGGCGATCCGCCGGCTGGCGGCGCTGGAGGGATTGACGAGGCTGACGGTCACCGACCCCGATGCGCGCGTGGTCGAGACGCTTTCGCAGATCGCGGCGCGCCGGCCGAAACTGCGCATCGCGCCCTTCGATGAAGCGGCTACGGCCGGGTATGACGTGGTGATTTGTGGCGACAGTCTTTCCCGGCTTGGCCGCGACGGGCTTTCGCGGCTCGCCTCCGGGATGCTTTCCGGCGGTCTGTTCGGCGCCGTCGAGCGCGCGCCGGACCTGATGTCCGACCTGCTGATGGGCGTTGCTGGGGATTGGTGGTCCGGCTCGCTGACGCCGGAGGCGCCGGTCGGACGACGCCAGCCGGCCGAAGACTGGTGCGCGGCGCTCGCGGAGGCGCGGCTCGTCGACGTCGCGGCGCTGCCGCTGAAGGTCGAGACGGCGGAGGCTGTGGCGCTGTTCGCCCGCGCCCGGCGTCGGCTTTCCGGGGCGGAGACGACGGAGGAGCGGCGGGGTGCGGTCCTCATCCTGCATGACGGCGCTGCGAAAGAGATCGCCGCCGCCGGCGAGATCGAAGCCGCGATGGCGGCGATCGGCCGCGAAGTGCGCATCGCCGCGGTCGGCGACACGCCGGAAGGGCTGGAGCCGGGATGGGAGTGCGTGTTCCTGCCGGGTCTCTTCGCCGATGACGGCGATGATTTGAGCCGGGCCGCTTCCCGCGTCGGGCGCGCGCATGATTGGCTCGCCGCACAGAGCCCCGCCCGGCTCTGGCTTGTCACCCGTGGCGGCCGGCCGGCCGCAGGGGGCGCCGCGGGTGCGCGCCGCCCGCCGGACGCCGCGCTCTGGGGGCTCGGTCGAGTGCTGGCGAACGAGCCCGGTCAGCCCGAGATCCGCCTCGCGGATTTCGATCCGGCGATGGATACAGAACGGTTGGTGGAGCTTCTGGCGGCCGAACTGGCCGCGCCGTCCGCCGAGCGCGAGATCATCTGGGACGACGCCGGCCGCGCCGCGCCGCGCGTCGAGGCCGTGCCGGGTCTTTTCGACGCCGCGAAGGACGGCGCCGCCGGCGTCGAAGCGGCGCGCGTGCTGGAGATTGGCCAGCAAGGCTCCTTCGATAGTCTGAAATGGGCGCCGAGCATCCGCCGGGCGCCGGACCCGGACGAGGTCGAGATAGAGATCCGCGCCGCCGGCCTGAATTTCCGCGACGTCATGTGGGCTCAGGGCCTCTTGCCCGAAGAAGCGCTGGAGGACGGGTTCGCCGGGGCCACGCTCGGGATGGAGTGCGCGGGCGTCGTCTGCCGCGCCGGCGCCGCCTCGGGGCGCAAGGCGGGCGAGGAGGTGATCGCTTTCGGCCCGGCCTGCTTCGCCACCCATGCGACGATCCCGGCGCGCGCCGTGGCGCCCTTGCCGGCGGGCACGTCCTTCGACACCGCCGCCGCGGTGCCAACGATTTTCATAACCGCGCAATACGGGTTGGTGGAGTTGGCGAATCTCCGCTCCGACGAGACCGTGCTGATCCATGGCGGGGCCGGCGGCGTCGGTCTCGCGGCGATACAGATCGCTCGGCGGATCGGCGCGCGGATCATCGCGACGGCGGGATCGCCGGCGAAGCGTCGCCTGCTGAGGGCGCTCGGCGCCGATGCTGTGTTTGACAGCCGCTCGCTCGCTTTCGCCGATCAGGTGATGGCGGCGACTGGCGGCGAGGGCGTCGATGTGGTCCTGAACTCGCTCTTCGGCGAAGCGATGGAGCGCTCGCTCGGCTGTCTCCGGCCTTTCGGTCGTTTCGTCGAGCTTGGAAAACGCGATTACTACGCCAATTCGCCGATCGGCCTGCGCCCGTTCCGGCGTAACCTGACCTATTTCGGGGTGGATGCCGATCAACTCCTTTCCGCTCGTCCCGATCTCGCGGATCGGCTGTTCCGGGATCTCGCGGACGGGTTCGCCTCGGGTGCGTTCACGCCGCCGCCGGCGCAGGTGTTCGAATCCGACGAGGCGGTCGACGCCTTCCGGCTGATGCAGAAGTCCGGCCATGTCGGCAAGATCGTGATCCGCCCGCCGAGCGCTCCGGCGGCGGAGCCCGTCGCTACCCGGCCGATTGGCGAAGGGGCATGGCTGATCGTCGGCGGAACCGGCGGTTTCGGGCTTGAGACGGCCGCCTGGCTCGTCGGCAAGGGGGTGCGTACGCTTTGGCTCGCTTCGCGCTCCGGCGTCGTGGGCAAAGAGGGGCGAAGCACGGTCGCGGCGATGAGGAAGGCCGGCGCGACGGTCAACTGCGTCGCCGCCGACGCCGCCGATCCGGAGGCCGTCGCGGCGTTGATGGCAGAGATCAAGACCGAAGGCACGCCGCTGAAGGGCGTCATTCATTCCGCCATGGTGCTTGACGACGCGCTGTTCGAGAGTCTCGATCCAAAGCGGCTGGAGGCGGTGATGCGCCCGAAGATCGCCGGCGCGGCGCTGATCGATGCGGCGACGCGGGATGTGGGGCTGGATCATTTCATCGTTTATTCCTCCGTCGCCACGCTGTTCGGCAATCCCGGCCAGGCGGCCTATGTCGCCGCCAACGCCTACCTGGAGAGCCTGATGGCGGCGCGGAGGGCGGCGGGCCGCCCGGGGCTCGCCGTTGGCTGGGGGCCGATCGGCGATATCGGCTATCTGGCGCGCGAGGAGAAAACCCGCGAGCAACTGGCGAAGCGGATGGGCGGCGCGCTCCTGACGGCGACCGAGGCGCTGCAGGGCCTCGACGTGATCCTCGCCGCCGGCGCGCCGGATGTCGCCGTCACCTTCGCGCCGGTGCGTTGGGGATTGCTGGCGGCCGATCTTCCGCTGCTCGCCACGCCGTTGTTCGAACGGGTCGAGACGGCGCGCGACGCCGCCGGCGGGGCCGAGGGCGCGCTCGACATCCAGGCGATGATCGAAGGCCTCGACGATGTTTCGGCGCTGAAGGCGATCATCGAATTTCTGGCTGCGGAAACCGGCCGCATCCTTCGCCAGCCGCCGGGCGAGCTTGACCCGCGCCGGCCGCTGACCGAAATGGGCTTCGACAGCCTCATGGCGGTCGACCTGAAGATGGCCGTGGAGGAGCGGATCGGCGCCTCGCTGCCGCTGATGTCGCTCTCGGACGGGGTCGGGCTCGCCGATCTGGCCAAGAAACTGCTTGACGAAGCGAGAGGGCGCGCGGCGGGGGCGGAGACCGCGGCGGTGAGCGCCGTCGTCTCGCAGCACGTTTCCGGCCGGATCGACGA
- a CDS encoding glycosyltransferase family 2 protein, translating into MNAPENDASRCCGAAPVCGAGLPEAERIWRLGPGGSAAPAGWSFALGPDDALAPGAGPLIEGAPDDVDVVIADDLTRGRADALRLKPCHDPLLLERIDYAGRAVFFRASALGAEARSALEGGAAPSGLIRPDHRVAHLPYPAAILAPTDAAPAPPPLRSALGPVAAIIPNRDSPRLIRAALQAVLDETEEPAPVAVVIDNGSTDPETLTLYESIRANPRIRIEMNPAPFNFAAMVNRGAALARAEFSEVAAFLLLNNDIEAPAPDWLRPMAETLAAPGVGVVGAKLLFADRTIQHAGVIVGHGGVAGHDLKSAPEDAPGLCGRMAAPHLREAVTAAAMLIRTEVWDTLGGFDASAFPVAFNDVDFCLRAGAAGWRVALEPRAALIHHEGVSRRRPFSLTRFVKHQRERTMLRFRHHTIGRIDRFESPWRDPERLTPVFRMLKNLPPMRF; encoded by the coding sequence ATGAACGCGCCGGAGAATGACGCATCGCGGTGTTGCGGCGCGGCGCCAGTTTGCGGCGCCGGGCTGCCCGAAGCCGAGAGAATCTGGCGGCTCGGCCCGGGCGGATCGGCGGCGCCGGCGGGATGGTCCTTCGCGCTCGGTCCTGACGATGCGCTCGCGCCCGGCGCCGGACCGCTGATCGAAGGCGCACCAGACGACGTTGATGTCGTGATCGCGGACGATCTGACCCGGGGAAGAGCCGACGCGCTGCGCCTGAAACCGTGCCATGACCCGCTCCTCCTGGAGCGAATCGATTACGCTGGGCGCGCGGTGTTCTTCCGCGCCAGCGCGCTCGGCGCCGAGGCGCGGTCGGCGCTGGAGGGGGGCGCCGCGCCCTCCGGGCTGATCCGCCCCGATCACCGCGTCGCTCATCTCCCATACCCCGCCGCGATCCTCGCCCCGACAGACGCCGCCCCGGCCCCGCCGCCGCTTCGCAGCGCGCTCGGCCCGGTCGCCGCGATCATCCCGAACCGCGATAGCCCGCGCCTGATCCGCGCCGCGCTTCAAGCCGTTCTGGACGAGACGGAGGAGCCGGCGCCAGTCGCGGTGGTCATCGACAACGGGAGCACGGACCCGGAGACCCTGACGCTCTATGAATCCATTAGAGCCAATCCCCGCATCCGCATCGAGATGAACCCCGCCCCGTTCAATTTCGCCGCCATGGTCAATCGCGGCGCGGCGCTGGCGCGCGCCGAGTTTTCCGAAGTCGCCGCGTTTCTTCTTCTCAACAACGACATTGAAGCTCCCGCTCCGGACTGGCTTCGGCCAATGGCGGAGACGCTGGCGGCGCCCGGTGTCGGCGTGGTCGGCGCGAAACTGCTCTTTGCCGATCGGACAATCCAGCATGCGGGGGTGATCGTCGGTCATGGCGGCGTCGCCGGTCACGACCTGAAGAGCGCGCCCGAAGACGCGCCCGGCCTTTGCGGCCGGATGGCGGCGCCGCATCTGCGCGAGGCGGTGACGGCGGCGGCGATGCTGATCCGGACGGAGGTGTGGGACACGCTCGGCGGCTTCGACGCTTCGGCCTTTCCCGTCGCGTTCAACGATGTCGATTTCTGTCTTCGCGCCGGAGCCGCCGGCTGGCGCGTGGCGCTCGAGCCGCGCGCCGCCCTCATCCACCATGAGGGGGTGTCCCGGCGCCGCCCGTTCTCGCTCACTCGGTTCGTGAAACATCAGCGCGAGCGGACGATGCTCCGGTTCCGCCATCACACCATCGGCCGGATCGACCGGTTCGAGAGCCCGTGGCGCGACCCGGAGCGCCTGACGCCCGTATTCCGGATGCTCAAGAACCTGCCGCCGATGCGCTTCTAG
- a CDS encoding ABC transporter permease — protein sequence MVEAAPRESARRPVAFRGGGFQPGRARWVAPVVFLLILGVWEAGTRTGVISALTLPRPSGVAATFAQLWESGLLFKHLVPSITRLIVGAVIGVGAGVAVGFAIGLFTLVRAGLAPLIAAIFPIPKIALLPLFVIWFGIGEPSKYALIAFGAFTPTVVSTWGAVDNVDRTLIRMGQSFGMPWGAIVAKIVFPGALPGILSGLRVSLAIAIILLVAAEMLGAEYGVGAYILEAGALYDLDRLFAGVLILSAMGLTVGFLVGLAERRLLGWRG from the coding sequence ATGGTTGAAGCCGCGCCGCGAGAGTCCGCGCGCCGCCCGGTCGCCTTTCGCGGCGGCGGATTTCAGCCGGGGCGGGCGCGCTGGGTCGCGCCCGTCGTCTTTCTGCTGATCCTCGGCGTGTGGGAGGCGGGAACCCGGACCGGCGTCATTTCCGCGCTCACCCTGCCGCGTCCCAGCGGCGTCGCAGCCACATTCGCGCAACTCTGGGAGTCCGGGCTCCTCTTCAAGCACCTCGTCCCGTCGATCACCCGGCTTATCGTCGGCGCCGTGATTGGCGTCGGCGCCGGCGTCGCTGTCGGCTTCGCCATTGGGCTGTTCACGCTGGTGCGGGCCGGGCTCGCGCCGCTGATCGCGGCGATTTTCCCGATCCCGAAGATCGCGCTCCTGCCCTTGTTCGTAATCTGGTTCGGGATCGGCGAGCCGTCGAAATACGCGCTGATCGCGTTCGGCGCCTTCACCCCGACCGTGGTGTCGACCTGGGGCGCGGTGGACAATGTGGACCGAACGCTGATCCGCATGGGCCAGAGCTTCGGGATGCCCTGGGGCGCGATCGTCGCCAAGATCGTGTTTCCGGGGGCGCTGCCGGGGATTCTCTCCGGTCTGCGCGTCAGTCTCGCGATCGCCATCATCCTGCTGGTCGCGGCGGAGATGCTGGGCGCGGAATACGGCGTCGGGGCCTATATACTGGAGGCCGGCGCGCTCTACGATCTCGACAGGCTATTCGCCGGAGTTCTGATCCTGTCGGCGATGGGGCTCACGGTCGGGTTCCTGGTCGGGCTGGCGGAGCGGCGGCTGCTGGGTTGGCGCGGCTAG
- a CDS encoding ABC transporter ATP-binding protein, producing the protein MEIALERVSHRYGATEALSDISLAIPAGEILCVVGPSGCGKSTLLRLIGGLERPEAGEISLIGAPPENCLNPLTYIFQDFALLPWRTVEGNVELALEHHGMTRARRAGIVAGVLERTRLTEFAGALPRQISGGMKQRVAIARALAVNPAVMLMDEPLSALDSQTRELLMDDLVALWTRQPFTAVYVTHNLAEAVRLGHRIVVLSRRPGRVREVVEIDAPLDARGPGDGALEAVQARLWTLMREEAMEADREIVDG; encoded by the coding sequence ATGGAGATCGCTCTCGAACGGGTTAGCCATCGCTACGGCGCGACCGAAGCGCTGAGCGACATCTCTCTCGCCATTCCGGCGGGAGAGATCCTTTGCGTGGTCGGTCCGTCGGGCTGCGGCAAGTCCACGCTTTTGCGCCTGATCGGCGGGCTGGAGCGACCCGAAGCCGGAGAGATCAGCCTGATCGGCGCCCCGCCGGAGAATTGTCTGAATCCGCTCACATACATCTTTCAGGATTTCGCCTTGCTGCCGTGGCGGACGGTCGAGGGAAACGTCGAATTGGCGCTGGAGCATCACGGCATGACGCGCGCGCGGCGCGCCGGGATCGTGGCCGGCGTGCTGGAGCGGACGCGGCTGACGGAGTTCGCCGGGGCGCTGCCGCGGCAGATATCGGGCGGCATGAAGCAGCGCGTCGCCATCGCGCGGGCGCTGGCGGTGAACCCGGCGGTGATGCTGATGGACGAACCGCTTTCCGCGCTGGACAGTCAGACCCGCGAATTGCTGATGGACGATCTCGTCGCGCTCTGGACGCGCCAGCCCTTCACCGCTGTCTACGTGACGCACAACCTCGCCGAGGCGGTCCGGCTCGGCCACCGCATCGTCGTCCTTTCGCGCCGACCCGGACGCGTGCGCGAAGTGGTCGAGATCGACGCGCCTCTGGACGCCCGCGGCCCGGGCGACGGCGCGCTGGAGGCGGTGCAGGCCCGGCTCTGGACGCTGATGCGGGAGGAGGCGATGGAGGCCGACAGGGAGATCGTCGATGGTTGA